One stretch of Armigeres subalbatus isolate Guangzhou_Male chromosome 2, GZ_Asu_2, whole genome shotgun sequence DNA includes these proteins:
- the LOC134217087 gene encoding uncharacterized protein LOC134217087, producing MLLDEEGGSLRREPATYDPAANQGQVQPRLDKLEATWDDFHELQEEICELDAKGEFEQETNNAYGEFETQYYELRSSLLEKLAARAPGPNLENSMRNNSALGLHTGVRLPQISLPEFDGDYKGWLCFKSTFVSLIHDSQELSDVQKFHYLKSALKGEAAKLIESLTITNDNYVIAWETIAKRYSNEYLLKKRHLQALMEFPKVEKESAVRIHGLVDEFDQRLKVLKQLGEKTEHWGAMIIHWMCSKLDTHTLQLWEDHAASLREPTFVALVDFLEKRTRVLEAVQSNTGKVNSVQPKVQMKQKLAVHTSMESGRSDPLCQCCGEQHYLVRCAKFQSFGLKERLDFVNSKRLCSNCFKSRHWVRDCNSRFGCKTCGKKHNSLIHPGFQTSSGGSNNNGSNGNRSSATSGRKDNGARAHVATETVEEAQDDAAEGAVAGSYSVGAKQGSVHSSVFLSTVVVWVQDQNGGKQLARALLDSGSQVNVMSERLCQMLKLKRRTICVPITGVGQAELVAKHAVRSTISSRVTDFMIGMEFLVLKRVTSELPCVTAPITHWKIPHEHQLADPQFNTSGRIDLLLGAEHFFSFLYAREMKRVTLGPQLPILVDSVFGWIVSGKDASLQQKRSVKCCTVTTPVKLEEMLERFWKVESCSEQPAWSKEEQDCEEDFKRTHSRADDGRYIVQLPKQPNFDRMLGESRTAALDRYRKLENRLERNPNMKEQYHAFMKEYLDMGHMRKLTDEEKQAEANGMEGRAQPTVFYLPHQAVLKESSTTTKLRVVFDASACSSSGYSLNDVLLKGPVIQDELLHVLVRFRKHAVALVGDVEKMYRQVVHDADDSLRLRIFFRFNENEPIAVFELLTLTYGLKPASYLATRALQQLAVDESLGNSPATAALKKDFYVDDYIGGAANVEGAIVLREDLTSLMAKGGFPIRKWCSNYSEVLAGIPKDQLGTNLTITFDLSPDEKVKTLGITWEPKADQLRFLFNVSDDGRDWTRRSILSAIAKLFDPLGLISPVVVTAKIIMQELALLQSGWDAPVPAQLERKWKEFHRHLSKLAEFNIPRFAFVAEFVDVQLHCFADASDLAYGACLYIRSEDGHGNVRIELLSSKSRVAPLKRLTIPRLELCAAREAALLYQTVVKALALDKLRSFFWSDSMVVLHWLKAPPNTWKTFIANRVSMIQTTTYGNPWKHVAGKENPADLVSRGVQVDDFLQSKLWKNGPSWLKESPSKWMTESSETTPTEVDLEPRLTTQANVTSTKSNSIFSVRSTLLPLVRIVAWCFRFSSNCRKADQREISVFLTVWEINKAKLALVRLVQEETFPEDIKSLKKTYQVSSKSSLKLLGPFVDKEGVIRVGGRLRHSLEDYSVRHPAVLPQSHVFTHMLINFITNKFITEDIKQLSL from the coding sequence CCACATATGACCCAGCGGCTAATCAAGGGCAAGTTCAACCACGGTTGGACAAATTAGAGGCAACTTGGGATGATTTTCATGAGCTACAAGAGGAAATTTGTGAGTTGGATGCAAAGGGGGAGTTTGAGCAAGAGACTAATAATGCATATGGTGAATTCGAGACTCAGTATTATGAGCTACGGTCGTCGCTTTTGGAGAAACTGGCTGCTCGTGCGCCTGGGCCAAACCTGGAGAACTCTATGCGGAATAACAGTGCGTTGGGGCTACATACTGGGGTTCGCCTGCCGCAAATTTCGTTGCCGGAGTTCGACGGAGACTACAAGGGGTGGCTTTGCTTCAAGTCTACTTTTGTTTCGCTAATCCACGATTCCCAAGAACTCAGCGATGTGCAGAAGTTTCATTACCTGAAATCTGCATTGAAAGGGGAAGCGGCCAAGTTGATCGAGTCTCTAACGATCACCAACGACAACTACGTGATTGCTTGGGAAACTATTGCGAAACGATACTCGAATGAATATCTGCTCAAGAAACGGCACCTTCAAGCGTTAATGGAGTTCCCTAAGGTGGAAAAAGAGTCGGCAGTACGGATTCATGGATTGGTGGATGAGTTCGATCAACGTCTGAAGGTATTGAAGCAGCTTGGGGAGAAGACTGAGCACTGGGGAGCGATGATTATCCACTGGATGTGCTCGAAGCTGGACACACACACTCTGCAGCTATGGGAGGATCATGCAGCATCACTGAGGGAGCCAACATTCGTGGCGTTGGTGGATTTTTTAGAGAAGAGAACGAGGGTTCTGGAAGCCGTGCAGTCCAATACTGGCAAGGTCAACAGTGTTCAGCCAAAGGTCCAGATGAAGCAGAAATTGGCGGTTCATACTTCGATGGAGAGCGGAAGAAGTGATCCATTGTGTCAATGTTGCGGCGAGCAGCATTATCTGGTTCGGTGTGCCAAATTCCAAAGTTTCGGACTTAAGGAGAGATTGGATTTCGTCAACAGCAAAAGACTTTGCAGCAACTGTTTTAAATCCAGGCATTGGGTGCGGGATTGCAACTCCAGATTTGGCTGCAAGACCTGCGGGAAGAAGCATAACTCTTTAATTCATCCAGGATTTCAAACCAGTAGTGGGGGTAGCAACAACAATGGTTCCAATGGCAATCGCTCATCTGCCACTTCTGGGAGGAAGGATAACGGTGCCAGGGCGCACGTTGCAACGGAAACTGTGGAAGAAGCTCAAGACGATGCTGCTGAAGGAGCTGTAGCCGGATCGTATAGCGTTGGGGCCAAGCAAGGCAGCGTGCATTCGAGCGTTTTTCTTTCTACTGTGGTTGTATGGGTACAAGATCAGAATGGTGGCAAGCAGTTGGCTCGTGCATTGTTGGACAGCGGCTCGCAGGTCAATGTGATGAGTGAACGGTTGTGTCAAATGCTCAAATTGAAGAGGCGGACAATATGCGTGCCAATCACAGGAGTTGGGCAAGCGGAGCTGGTGGCGAAACATGCCGTTCGCTCTACAATCAGTTCCAGAGTCACGGATTTCATGATCGGAATGGAGTTTCTGGTACTAAAGAGGGTGACTTCAGAGCTACCGTGTGTAACGGCTCCGATTACTCATTGGAAGATTCCACATGAGCACCAGTTGGCGGACCCACAGTTCAACACAAGCGGGCGAATTGATTTGCTACTGGGGGCTGAACATTTCTTCAGCTTCCTTTATGCGAGAGAGATGAAACGAGTCACTTTAGGCCCACAGCTGCCAATTCTTGTAGATTCTGTGTTCGGATGGATCGTGTCGGGGAAGGATGCAAGTCTACAACAAAAAAGGTCGGTGAAATGCTGTACTGTAACTACCCCGGTCAAGCTCGAAGAAATGCTGGAAAGATTCTGGAAGGTGGAAAGTTGCAGTGAGCAACCAGCATGGTCGAAGGAGGAGCAGGACTGCGAGGAGGACTTCAAACGAACTCATTCAAGAGCGGACGATGGGAGGTACATTGTTCAGTTGCCGAAGCAACCAAATTTCGATCGAATGCTGGGTGAGTCAAGAACTGCAGCGTTGGATAGGTACCGAAAATTAGAGAATCGGTTGGAGAGGAATCCTAACATGAAGGAACAATACCACGCCTTCATGAAGGAGTATTTGGACATGGGTCACATGCGCAAGTTAACGGACGAGGAGAAGCAAGCAGAGGCCAACGGAATGGAAGGAAGAGCTCAACCGACGGTCTTTTACTTACCTCATCAGGCAGTGCTCAAGGAGTCGAGCACGACAACAAAGTTGCGCGTCGTATTTGATGCCTCAGCATGCTCCAGTAGTGGCTATTCCCTCAACGATGTTCTGTTGAAGGGACCGGTTATTCAGGATGAACTTCTCCATGTTCTTGTTCGCTTCCGCAAACATGCAGTGGCTCTTGTGGGGGATGTAGAAAAAATGTACAGGCAGGTTGTACATGATGCAGACGATTCTCTGCGCCTGAGAATATTCTTCCGGTTCAACGAGAATGAGCCAATTGCAGTCTTCGAGCTGCTAACACTAACGTATGGGTTAAAACCAGCATCCTATCTGGCAACCCGTGCACTACAACAGTTAGCAGTCGATGAAAGTTTAGGCAATTCTCCTGCCACTGCAGCATTGAAGAAAGATTTCTACGTTGACGACTACATTGGAGGTGCGGCAAACGTAGAGGGAGCGATAGTTCTACGGGAAGACCTAACATCGTTGATGGCCAAAGGGGGTTTTCCTATTCGTAAATGGTGTTCGAACTATTCTGAAGTCTTGGCTGGTATTCCTAAGGATCAATTAGGAACTAATCTCaccattacttttgatttgaGCCCGGACGAAAAAGTTAAAACTTTAGGCATCACATGGGAACCTAAAGCGGACCAACTCCGCTTCCTATTCAACGTTAGCGACGATGGACGTGATTGGACTAGACGGAGTATTTTGTCTGCGATAGCGAAGCTGTTTGATCCGCTCGGATTGATTTCTCCCGTGGTGGTGACTGCGAAAATAATAATGCAGGAGTTAGCGCTACTGCAGTCCGGATGGGATGCACCGGTTCCAGCACAGCTAGAGCGGAAATGGAAGGAATTTCATCGTCACCTATCTAAACTGGCCGAATTCAACATTCCCCGATTTGCCTTCGTCGCGGAATTCGTTGATGTACAGTTACATTGCTTCGCCGACGCCTCTGATCTCGCTTATGGGGCTTGCTTATATATTCGCTCTGAAGATGGACATGGCAACGTACGCATCGAGTTGCTGTCATCTAAATCTCGGGTCGCTCCACTGAAAAGATTGACGATTCCCAGATTAGAATTATGTGCAGCCAGAGAAGCGGCACTTCTATACCAAACCGTGGTTAAGGCCCTCGCACTGGACAAGCTTCGGTCATTTTTCTGGTCGGATTCGATGGTCGTATTACACTGGTTGAAGGCTCCACCGAATACTTGGAAAACCTTCATAGCAAATCGCGTTTCCATGATTCAGACAACAACATACGGGAACCCATGGAAGCATGTTGCTGGTAAAGAAAATCCTGCCGATTTGGTGTCCCGAGGAGTTCAAGTCGACGATTTCTTGCAAAGcaagctatggaagaatggacCGTCCTGGTTAAAGGAATCTCCCTCCAAGTGGATGACTGAATCTTCAGAGACTACGCCAACGGAAGTGGATCTCGAACCTCGCCTTACTACTCAAGCCAATGTCACATCGACAAAATCGAACTCCATATTTTCCGTGCGGTCGACACTGCTACCGCTAGTCAGGATAGTAGCATGGTGCTTTAGATTTTCGTCCAACTGTCGAAAAGCAGATCAACGGGAAATTTCCGTATTTTTGACCGTGTGGGAAATCAACAAGGCTAAATTGGCTCTCGTACGTCTAGTGCAAGAAGAAACGTTTCCAGAAGATATCAAATCCTTGAAGAAAACGTACCAGGTGTCGTCGAAATCGTCTCTCAAGCTTCTTGGACCATTCGTGGATAAGGAAGGCGTTATAAGAGTGGGTGGTCGACTGCGTCACTCTCTCGAGGATTACTCAGTGCGACACCCAGCAGTTCTCCCGCAATCGCACGTTTTCACGCACATGCTCATCAATTTTATCACCAACAAATTCATCACGGAGGACATCAAGCAACTCTCGCTGTAA
- the LOC134213915 gene encoding uncharacterized protein LOC134213915, with product MRQEFWPIHGKRAVTSTLRKCQRCFRFNPKPTQQPMGQLPSARVRPARPFLKTGIDYCGPFYLKPYHRRAAPPKTYIAVFVCFTTKAIHLELVMDLSTAGFISALRRFIGHHGRPHEIHSDNATNFQGAKNELHELYKNLNSKQGQTFIGTELSQKGISWNFIPPRAPNFGGLWEAAVRSAKTALKKEIGSTQLTHENFCTLLVQIAAALNSRPLSPLSDDPTDINALTPAHFLIATTADVPTVLATLEPRVPDWSSTGEQVPSS from the exons ATGCGACAAGAGTTTTGGCCAATTCATGGTAAAAGAGCTGTGACTTCTACCCTTCGAAAATGCCAGCGTTGCTTCCGCTTCAACCCTAAGCCAACCCAGCAGCCGATGGGGCAACTACCCTCCGCTCGAGTGCGTCCCGCCCGACCGTTTTTAAAAACTGGTATCGACTACTGCGGGCCATTCTATCTTAAGCCATATCATCGACGAGCTGCCCCACCAAAAACCTATATAGCAGTATTCGTCTGTTTTACAACAAAAGCGATTCATTTGGAGCTGGTGATGGACCTGTCGACAGCTGGCTTTATTTCGGCGCTCCGCAGATTCATCGGGCACCACGGAAGGCCACACGAGATACACTCGGACAATGCCACGAATTTTCAAGGTGCTAAGAACGAGTTGCATGAACTCTATAAGAACCTAAACAGCAAACAGGGTCAAACATTCATTGGGACCGAACTCTCACAGAAGGGAATCTCGTGGAACTTTATCCCACCCCGTGCTCCCAATTTCGGAGGATTATGGGAAGCAGCAGTCCGCTCCGCCAAAACTGCCCTCAAAAAGGAAATCGGATCCACTCAGCTGACGCACGAAAACTTCTGTACTCTTTTAGTACAAATCGCAGCTGCCCTAAACTCAAGGCCCCTTAGTCCATTGTCCGATGACCCCACTGATATAAATGCCCTCACACCAGCCCATTTTTTGATCG CAACGACAGCAGATGTTCCAACGGTACTGGCAACGTTGGAGCCAAGAGTACCTGACTGGTCTTCAACAGGTGAGCAAGTACCTTCGTCCTAG